A window from Diachasmimorpha longicaudata isolate KC_UGA_2023 chromosome 5, iyDiaLong2, whole genome shotgun sequence encodes these proteins:
- the LOC135162385 gene encoding syntaxin-8, whose amino-acid sequence MALIYLEDNDPWIVEHEACEGLFREIMEQLSQRDRELRTSQAFASLSANIRFQLKQYTDQITQLRKKVDEALKLRVITLDEAERRRRQVEQLQSHVFKIKQLYDARMNPTASERPSLIKSSGSAFADGGTTGWGQDDDEDDPPLDLNVSVSDLKAQNEAAIQEQDRGLDELYQVIVRQKNIAQTIHNEVDHQNEIIDDLADHMERTDERLIDGTRRIRAIDRRDRTCGYWVIIIILFISIITVAVV is encoded by the exons ATGGCGCTTATTTACCTTGAGGATAATGATCCGTG GATTGTCGAGCATGAGGCATGTGAGGGACTCTTCCGAGAGATCATGGAGCAACTCAGCCAGCGAGATCGGGAGCTGAGGACTTCACAGGCATTCGCAAGTTTATCAGCAAACATAAGATTTCAGCTCAAACAGTACACAGATCAGATTACCCAGTTGAGGAAGAAGGTGGACGAGGCCTTGAAGTTGAGAGTTAT AACCTTGGACGAAGCGGAGAGACGGAGACGACAGGTAGAACAGCTCCAGAGTCATGTTTTCAAAATCAAGCAATTGTATGATGCGAGGATGAATCCAACAGCGTCAGAGAGGCCGAGTCTCATTAAATCCAGTGGATCTGCATTTGCTGATGGAGGAACCACTGGGTGGGGACAGGATGATGACGAGGATGATCCTCCTTTGGATCTCAATGTCTCTGTGAGCGATCTGAAGGCCCAGAACGAAGCTGCTATTCAGG AGCAGGATCGTGGGCTGGATGAGTTGTACCAAGTCATCGTGAGGCAAAAGAATATTGCCCAGACAATCCACAATGAAGTGGATCATCAAAATG AAATAATTGACGACTTGGCGGACCACATGGAGCGAACCGACGAGAGGCTGATCGATGGAACGAGGAGAATACGCGCAATCGATCGCAGAGACAGAACCTGTGGATACTGGGTCATCATAATTATCCTATTCATAAGTATAATTACCGTGGCTGTGGTCTAA
- the LOC135162371 gene encoding uncharacterized protein LOC135162371 has translation MAIAFCGRRVILTRNSFLKTLKRRNGYIILLPEIGEDLPEKNPLLKEDGLPEFNTFTIERSMAAIGAQTALFEQGIAKIERNIKAADNIDIVNQVLHPIEELSVPLETTWGVTKALYFGNQSLMPTKYYMSIHNCMIRTHIAKYTSVPLHQAFRNALTSKTPLTDEERRLIQKYLLEGRFNGLELSGKYADELKRVITRTTKKADDMLKKVEHSTGVFKTIIDNPTVVRDFPENFLRQIAVDPKNPHSAPWKITLEPRIYSQFMENCPDREIRWNVWRAYVGRSSMHMDGNVRTSGNLEDIREYRSQQAKLLGYKSWAEMSMMTKTADNLDTVYSVLYRLLETARPAQEKELEELTKFAQERGFENNLLWWDVDYWIRKHRRTVYNYKDEELCQYFPLPQVLKGLFSLVEELFDVRIVEGRKTDVWHTDVRFFDVVDLKRSQEPIAHFYLDPYAREKHKMSLEQGGWMVAMQSRSKIVGTKPLTALVFNFPTPYADVPSLLSVKDVTELFEKVGTALQHLLTTVNYAELAGTANVEWDAAGVSGHFMANWCYEPRVIKQISSHYKTQEALSDEQVESIRKIRSHMAGYQLCKEIYLSNFDLELHDSTDFWAKIQTKLWDKHFVIPHDTDDSQITAWVSIFCHNLGAAYYSNLWSQMMAADVYSAFAEVKDNEAKRKEIAGRFKETFLALGGSVPAGEVFRRFRGRDPNSKALLKNLGLKEAAGGSSD, from the exons ATGGCGATTGCATTCTGTGGAAGGCGAGTTATTTTGACTAGGAACAGTTTTCTGAAGACCTTGAAACGTAGGAATGGATACATCATCCT TCTCCCTGAGATCGGGGAGGACTTGCCGGAGAAAAATCCATTGCTCAAGGAGGATGGTCTCCCTGAATTCAACACATTTACAATCGAAAGATCAATGGCTGCTATTGGAGCACAGACAGCCCTGTTTGAGCAGGGAATTGCAAAGATTGAACGTAACATAAAAG CCGCTGATAATATCGATATAGTAAACCAAGTGCTCCACCCTATAGAGGAGCTCTCGGTTCCCCTAGAAACGACCTGGGGTGTGACGAAAGCCCTCTACTTTGGCAATCAAAGTTTGATGCCCACAAAATACTACATGAGCATCCACAACTGTATGATAAGAACCCACATCGCCAAATACACCAGTGTACCACTCCATCAGGCCTTCAGAAATGCCTTGACCTCGAAAACTCCCTTAACCGACGAGGAAAGGCGTCTGATTCAGAAGTACCTCCTGGAGGGTCGTTTCAACGGTCTGGAGTTGAGTGGAAAATACGCCGACGAACTCAAACGAGTTATCACGCGAACCACCAAAAAAGCGGATGATATGTTGAAGAAAGTGGAACATTCGACCGGAGTTTTCAAGACAATTATTGACAATCCAACGGTTGTCAGGGACTTCCCCGAGAATTTTCTTCGTCAGATCGCAGTAGACCCGAAAAATCCTCACTCCGCACCCTGGAAGATAACCCTGGAGCCTCGGATTTACTCACAGTTCATGGAAAACTGTCCAGACAGGGAAATAAG GTGGAACGTCTGGCGGGCGTACGTTGGCAGATCATCGATGCACATGGACGGTAACGTGAGAACAAGTGGAAACCTCGAGGACATTCGCGAGTATAGGTCGCAACAAGCCAAGCTCCTGGGTTACAAGTCCTGGGCGGAAATGAGCATGATGACGAAGACGGCCGATAATCTCGATACAGTGTACTCTGTCCTATATCGCCTGCTGGAGACGGCGAGACCAGCGCAGGAGAAAGAGCTAGAAGAACTGACCAAATTCGCTCAGGAACGAGGCTTTGAGAATAATCTCCTATGGTGGGATGTGGACTATTGGATCCGAAAACACCGCAGGACAGTCTACAATTACAAAGACGAGGAACTTTGTCAATACTTTCCCCTTCCCCAGGTTCTGAAGGGCCTCTTCAGTCTCGTCGAGGAACTCTTTGATGTGAGAATCGTCGAGGGGCGGAAGACTGATGTCTGGCACACAGACGTTCGATTTTTCGACGTTGTGGATCTGAAGAGATCCCAGGAGCCAATAGCCCACTTCTACCTGGACCCCTACGCCCGGGAGAAGCACAAGATGTCCCTAGAGCAGGGTGGTTGGATGGTGGCCATGCAGAGTAGAAGTAAAATCGTTGGAACGAAGCCTCTCACAGCTCTTGTCTTCAATTTTCCCACTCCGTACGCTGATGTTCCTTCCTTGCTGTCTGTCAAGGACGTCACGGAGCTCTTCGAGAAGGTGGGAACAGCCCTGCAACACCTACTGACCACCGTAAATTATGCGGAACTCGCTGGCACTGCCAATGTCGAGTGGGATGCTGCTGGAGTCAGTGGACACTTCATGGCGAACTGGTGCTATGAACCCAGGGTTATCAAACAAATATCTAGTCATTACAAAACACAGGAGGCACTCAGTGATGAGCAGGTGGAGAGTATCAGGAAAATCAGGTCACATATGGCTGGTTATCAACTTTGTAAAGAGATTTATCTGTCGAATTTTGATCTAGAGCTTCACGACTCCACGGATTTTTGGGCAAAAATACAGACGAAACTCTGGGACAAACATTTTGTCATTCCTCACGATACAGATGACTCACAGATTACTGCATGGGTGTCCATATTTTGTCATAATTTGGGAGCTGCGTATTACAGTAATTTGTGGAGCCAGATGATGGCTGCTGATGTGTACAGTGCTTTTGCAGAGGTCAAGGATAATGAGGCGAAGAGGAAGGAGATTGCTGGTAGGTTTAAGGAGACGTTCTTGGCGCTGGGGGGAAGTGTTCCGGCTGGAGAGGTCTTCAGAAGATTCAGGGGACGTGATCCTAATTCTAAGGCGTTACTCAAGAATCTTGGGCTGAAGGAGGCGGCGGGTGGGAGCAGTGATTGA
- the LOC135162379 gene encoding transmembrane protein 184B isoform X2: protein MSSNATTAEAVSAMTDSVTQSGAMGVTSTIASGIIDNENNEPIFLQTRAAQGISGAFVWLALFITCQQIYQHLRWYTNPTEQRWIVRILFIVPIYATYSWISLLFFNSEGYYVYFFTVRDCYEAFVIYNFLSLCYEYLGGEGNIMSEIRGKPIRSNCLYGTWCLVEKTYTIGFLRFCKQATLQFCFVKPVMAFVIIILQSFGHYRDGDWSPDGGYIYATIIYNISVSLALYGLFLFYFATRDLLTPFEPVLKFCTVKSVIFLSFWQGVLLAVFEKANVISPVIDSMGHATNTGTVSAGYQNFLICIEMLFAAIALRYAFPYQVYAAGCVTDSRGRSVTMQSISSSLKETMNPKDIMTDAIHNFHPQYQQYTQYSSDVNTNLPYEKL, encoded by the exons ATGAGCTCTAATGCAACGACAGCTGAGGCTGTCTCGGCAATGACTGATAGTGTCACGCAGAGTGGTGCCATGGGGGTTACCAGCACCATTGCCAGTGGAATCATTGATAATGAGAATAATGAACCGATCTTTTTACAAACACGAGCTGCCCAGGGCATCTCAGGAGCTTTTGTGTGGCTCGCTCTGTTTATCACCTGCCAACAG ATCTACCAGCACCTGAGGTGGTACACAAATCCCACTGAGCAACGATGGATAGTCCGTATATTATTCATTGTCCCAATCTACGCCACCTACTCCTGGATATCACTCCTATTCTTCAACAGCGAGGGTTACTACGTGTACTTCTTTACAGTGCGTGACTGCTATGAAGCATTTGTAATATACAATTTCTTGTCCCTGTGCTACGAGTACCTGGGTGGTGAGGGTAATATCATGTCCGAAATACGTGGAAAGCCAATAAGATCAAATTGTCTCTACGGCACATGGTGTCTCGTTGAGAAGACGTACACCATTGGCTTTCTGAGATTCTGCAAACAGGCGACTCTGCAATTTTGCTTCGTCAAACCGGTTATGGCATTCGTCATAATAATCCTGCAGTCATTTGGCCATTATCGCGATGGAGACTGGTCACCCGATGGTGGATACATTTATGCAACTATTATCTACAATATCAGTGTTTCACTCGCACTTTATGGACTGTTTTTGTTCTACTTCGCTACGAGGGATTTGCTGACTCCTTTCGAACCGGTTCTTAAGTTCTGCACCGTGAAGAGTGTCATCTTTCTGTCATTCTGGCAAG GAGTTCTTCTCGCCGTATTTGAAAAGGCAAATGTCATATCACCAGTGATTGACAGCATGGGACACGCTACAAACACAGGAACAGTATCGGCTGGCTATCAGAATTTTCTTATTTGCATTGAGATGCTCTTCGCAGCGATTGCACTGCGTTATGCATTTCCTTATCAGGTGTACGCAGCCGGCTGCGTGACAGACTCACGAGGCCGAAGTGTCACGATGCAGAGTATCAGCAGTAGCTTGAAG gAAACTATGAACCCCAAGGATATTATGACCGATGCCATCCACAATTTCCATCCTCAGTATCAGCAATACACGCAGTACAGCTCTG ACGTCAATACCAACTTGCCGTATGAAAAGCTGTGA